In a genomic window of Candidatus Competibacteraceae bacterium:
- a CDS encoding PhoH family protein, protein MSVSAAPVTAPNVSPKFQDLLLEPADNERLARLCGQLDEHLRQIERRLGVEINNRGHQFRVVGEPQTVAVAIAVLEALYRATQDEMLTPAQVHLFLQEAGADGLAENADAAETDEVIIRTRRGLIRGRGPNQQRYLWNIQHHDLNFGVGPAGTGKTYLAVACAVDALESNATRRLVLVRPAVEAGERLGFLPGDMTQKIDPYLRPLYDALYEMLGFERVAKLIERNIIEVAPLAFMRGRTLNDSFIILDEAQNTTVEQMKMFLTRIGFGSTAVVTGDVTQVDLPRNVQSGLRQVLQVLKEVEGISMTLFNARDVVRHPLVQRIVGAYARYEQDHPT, encoded by the coding sequence ATGAGCGTGTCCGCCGCCCCCGTTACCGCTCCGAACGTCTCACCCAAATTCCAGGACTTGCTGCTGGAACCCGCCGACAACGAGCGCTTGGCCCGGCTGTGCGGGCAATTGGACGAACATCTGCGTCAGATCGAACGCCGCTTGGGGGTGGAAATCAACAATCGTGGCCATCAGTTCCGGGTGGTCGGCGAACCACAGACGGTCGCGGTCGCGATCGCGGTGCTGGAAGCCTTGTATCGCGCCACGCAGGATGAAATGCTGACGCCGGCGCAAGTTCACCTGTTCCTACAGGAAGCCGGTGCCGACGGCCTGGCCGAGAATGCGGATGCGGCGGAAACGGACGAGGTCATCATCCGCACCCGACGCGGCCTGATTCGCGGGCGCGGCCCCAACCAGCAGCGTTACCTGTGGAACATCCAGCATCACGACCTCAACTTCGGCGTCGGCCCCGCCGGCACCGGCAAGACCTATCTGGCTGTGGCGTGCGCGGTGGACGCGCTGGAAAGCAACGCGACCCGGCGGCTGGTGCTGGTGCGGCCGGCGGTGGAAGCCGGCGAGCGACTGGGCTTTCTGCCCGGCGACATGACTCAAAAGATCGACCCCTACCTGAGACCGCTCTACGACGCTTTATATGAGATGCTGGGCTTCGAGCGGGTCGCCAAACTGATCGAGCGCAACATCATCGAAGTCGCGCCGCTGGCCTTCATGCGCGGCCGGACCTTGAACGATTCTTTCATCATCCTCGACGAGGCTCAGAACACCACGGTGGAGCAGATGAAAATGTTTCTCACCCGGATCGGTTTCGGTTCGACGGCGGTGGTCACCGGCGACGTGACCCAGGTGGACTTGCCGCGCAACGTCCAGTCCGGCCTGCGCCAAGTGTTGCAAGTGCTTAAGGAGGTAGAAGGGATCAGCATGACACTCTTCAACGCCCGCG